The Chroicocephalus ridibundus chromosome 8, bChrRid1.1, whole genome shotgun sequence genome includes the window TACAGCGGAGAGCGATCCGAACTCTTGTGCCAGGGGAGCTCTCGCAAtgcagggagctggggcaggacagggctgcacTGTCTCTGGTTGCAGGATGCACGGCACTGGGAGCATCACTGCAGCAGAGACCTTTCCATGAcaagaagtgaagaaaatggaaagattctCTTCTCAACTGTGATCCGCCACCCTGTCAGGAGCCGCAGGAAACTCCAGCCGCCCACAGCTGTTGTGACCAACTGCCCTCTCCAATTTTGGTGACAGCAAAGCGGCTCCGAGCACAGACATTCCCCCGTGACGAGGATCTCCAGCCTTAGTGGGACAGAAACACTTCCTTGGTATTTTCCACTGGACAGCAAGGAAGGTCTTCTCATGACCTTGAGTGGGCGAGGAGAGCGCCTGGTAAAGCGGTCTGTGTGCTGCCCCACACAGCACCCCTTGTGCTGGGGCCACCCACGGCATTCCTCCCCACCAGCATCTGCGTGCTCGGTGCTGCTGCTCCACAAGAATCCCCTCTCCCTGTCCAGCCTCAAACATCTGGAGCCACGCTCACGCCtggcaaaggctttttttttgtagGCACTGACAGATCCCTAGGGACCTGCGATTTCCAAAAATAGAATCCCCCTCATATTTTGTACAAATCCCACACTAAATTACCCTCCCGGGCTCACAACTGAGCCTGTCAACTGAGGACCTGGTTTCTGGCTTGGCGAGGTGTGCCTGTTGCTCTGAACCTGCTCAGAGCCCCTGCTGCCCTCCGTACAGCTCGGTGAGGTCAACAGACTCACTTCCAACAGCTGTCGGCAATCTGGTCCCAGGCACTCCCTTCTCTAAGGAAGGGGATTGATGCTAATCTGGCAGCCAAAAGCTGCTTCCCTCTACTACAGTGATTTAGAGCTCAAAGGtcattttagatttttaagaaCATGCTCCATGGCCTAATTCTGCTTTTCATCCATGCACAAAGAAACATCCTTCGCACTGGGATGCAGCCTCACTCGCCAGGAACAACTGTGAGATTCTGAGCAATCACTAATTACACTATTTGCTTTCATCCATCACAAAGGCAAGTGGATACCGTAGACTTGAACTGACGCGAGTCCTTGGGAGTTCATGTGAAGAGACACAAGCACTCAGAGAAACTGCAGAGCATCTGCAGAGCCGTGGCAGGGGGTAGCTGGCATTTCTGTCTCTGTCTGCTCTTTTTGCATTTCCACCAGAAAGTTTTCACACTCTTTCTAGCCCTGCGCAATGCAGACACAGTTCTCTGCTCTAAGTCAGCAGCCACGAGAGCTTTGGGAAGAGGTGGAGACATCAGGCAGGATAAGAGTGCAGGGATgagctgctgccttctctgcTCCTACCTGTCCCCACACCCCCCGGCTGATGTTTGGGTCCTCCTGAGCATACCTGCACATCAGAAGTTTTATTTTGACTGCCAAAGAGTAGATGTGAATCCTTCTGGCTCATCTCCTGCCTGCCAGGGCACTCCAGCCTGTCTTCCTCTCTCCGCAGCCTGCAGCAGGTCGCTCGCAGGGGCTGTCTGGCTTCAGCATCTGCCCGACATGGGTACAGCCACTGACACACCAGCAGCGCCAGACCAGAGATGCTGAATATCCACCTCCCGTGCCTAAGAGTCACTCCACATAACGAGGAGCATTCAAAGCTACAAGCTGGGATCTAACAACCACGCAGAGGCCAATTCTCTCCCTGAAGAGCTAGAAATCATAAAATGATAGGGAAGTCCCACACTCCCACTGTGCAGcttgctgcttcttccctggAACAGCTCCAGCTCTCATTCTTGGAAACAGCTGTTGGccactggagagaagaaaattttctgCTCTCTCCACCCGTCTGACTCACTGTTCCCAAAACACTTCCTCCAAAGTCCTAGTCTAGGATCCGAATGTTAGGGGGAAGTCCACGCAGTGTGGCCCTGGGCCTGGGCAGAGCATCACTGGGATCTCCATTTTACAAGCTGTTCTTTCAGATCTGGCAGCAATAAACACACCTTGGCAAATTCCAGAGAAAGAAATAGCAGCAAAGTCAAAGAGATGCTTGACTGGCATTTACCCTCTTCCCAAAGCGAGGGAAGCCCAATGTCCCTCTTAACCCCAGGGAAAGCTCTTTGTGCTGCCAGGATATACTGTAGGATTCATGGttatatttttctataaactCTTCTTCCTCTATCATCTACGATTTCTCAAAAAACCAATGTAGTGACGCTGGCCGTGGCTTCAGGCAGTAGCAGTATTTGACCCAGTGATGGGAAGACCTCTCACAGTAAAATCCCACACGATGCAGCTTTACCTCAGTGACGTGCACGAAGATTTCCCCTTCCTCAGTGACAAAAAGTATTGGAGACCACCCTTCAGCGCATTATGGTTTTCTGAACACCAAGATACAGTCAGGTGAACTTTACCAAACACACTGACAAGCCACCATTTCTTGCCCCAGCAAAGCGGCAAGACAACAGGCTACGGCTGAAGTGCTCCTGGTGTCTGTTGGCAgcaccaggctgggctggggccacGCTGCTGAGGACACTGCAGCGGTGGTGGCTCTCAAGGTAAAGTCCGTGCTTTTGTAGCTGCTCTCccaagcagctctgccagcacagctctgctggtgacACACCTTTTCCTATCCCCAAGTGACAGCGCTGAGCCGAGTCCAGCATAAGccaaatacagaaaacagaagagaaggttTATTCCACCTGGTATTAAAACAGATGATGCTACAAGGTTACACCTCAAAACAAGAGAGCTCTGAAGAGCCAGAGTGTCACGAGCCAGATACCCCATTTTGACAAGCTAAGCAGAAGGGAGCAAGTAGGAGCAGCACATAAAGCTTTGCACATCTCGTACAGGCCTCACATCCTGAGCTGGTTAAGGACCAAGACGGCCCCAGCATGACTCAAGTCAGTGTTAAACTACTCTTTAAAAGAAAGTCTGCTGCAACAATCCAATTCACGCTGCTTGCCTGGTCCCACTGGCGTGTCTGGGACAGCCCCGTGCAGTGTCTGTGCCAGGAAGGCAGCAAAACACAGGCAACCCAGGGACAGGCCAGCACTCTCATCTCTCTCCAGTAAAAGGACAGCCGCTTTCATCGGGCTGGCAGCTCCAAATCAGCTCTACGGTCACTCAGGTCAAGAGTCTGAGAAGCAGCAGGACAGCAGTCACTGCCAGTACTGAAGAGGATATACTGATTCTCTGAACCGCTTGCCTTCCTCCCACCAGGATCCTGCAATTTAAGCAGCACAAGGAATTGCCTGCACTACAAAACTAGATAGTTTAATCTAAGGCAGCTAAGAATTCGTTTGCGATTGTTAGTTTGTGCTAACGTTAGTAAACCACCTAAAACCACACTACATCCTCAGTTAAGTCTATGTGCTTGTTCCAACAGTCTCCAGAAATAAACGCTTTGTTAAAAATCAGCGTATGATTGCATAAGTATTTTGATGCAAACCACCCAGTGGCCAAACAGAAACCTCTTTCAAGAGTAATTTGGAAAATCTCTAGAACtgatttctgctgaaatcagcCTCAGGTTTTCCCCTAATTCTCATGTCATTTGGTATGAACTTTGCTAACACGCATCTGGATCAAAACTGAAAGGCTTAAGACGGGGtcaatttgtgtgtgtttgaagaCATCAGGAAACCCCCAAAGacccttccccttctccattgCTCCAGCAGTGCCATACAGATATCCCAGATGTAGACCACAACTACTCATCCAAAGCAAGTTGCTCGGCTGTCCTGAGATTTGTGTGCATGTCTAGACTTGTTCTGCTCCTCCCTCCATCTACAGAAAGGTGTAACAAAATGAAGAGATTCTGGGACAGGCAACCAGGATGATAAAAGTTACAGACTGGCTTTGGAGCAAAAGCCTAAGGAAGGAATAACTAGAGTAGATGAGAAACCTTCAGCTTCAAAGACAGCTGAGAGGGGAATATGAAAGATCCCGGGAGATCACAGGAGGCAGAAGACAATACGTGTTCTCTGCTGTTTaattcctgctgctctgcagctttGCACTGCCAAAACCCAAGAAGAGACTGATGCAGCTCTGGGACATCACTGGAGATGCgccctttgaaaaggaaaaagcatttagtGTTCTCTCAGTAATTTGTGTCAGTCTTTCCAAATGACACCTTAGAAATAATATATTCCTATTCCTTTTATAGCCTCCTGGTCAGTCACTCAGGTTTTCGCAGCATTCCCAGGGAGACCCTGAAGTACTTGGATATTTTGCATCAAATTCCCTGCACAAAGATGATGAAACCACTCACATCAGAAGTTCATGCTATAAGCAGAGCGTGGTCTGTGCTAAGACAGAACAAACATTTCTGTTGCCagtgtttccttctgttttctgcaCAGCCAGAGCTGGATTCAAACCAAAGTTTCCAAGATCTATCCCTTATCCAGAGAATGAAATGCTTTTGCTTCTACCCAGGTGCATAAGTGCCACCACGAAAGACAACTTCCTCAGTCCTTCCTTCAGACCAAATGACAGGACAGGCTTCCTCTCCATCTATGTCAAGATGGGAGCATCTCAGGTATGATTCCTCCTCAGATTCTTTCTTTCAACACATCTGCACATGGGTGAATACACTGAAAGAGTAAATCCTACTCATGTATCTGTGACACACAACGTGCACAGCCACGCTCGTTACTTCAGCGTGTTCCTGACAAAGCTGTCAGTGACAGCCATGCTCGGTGTCAGCGTAGCTGCATGCATGACAGCTAATGGAGAATaagtttttaacaaaaaaatccaactaaaTCCATCACAACAGTGAGCTCTTTAACTGATTTGCTGCAAAACTAAACACAGGAAAATTTCCCAAAGTATAAATTTCAAAGAAGTCTTTCTAGAATTCAAAAGgctaagcatctttttttttttttttaaataaaaattattattcctaATATTTCAAACGCTAAGAAGCCCATCCTTAATAAAGAACCATTCTGCTTTCATTATCTGAACAGATTTGGCAGAGACAAGCTAATGAAATCCGCATGTGTTCATCCACCAGGCTCCAGACCTCCATTTAGAAAGACGGGCTCTTCCCCTGCAGTATAACCTGGCCCTGGTTTTCTGCCTGGCTCCTGTCCAAAGGCCAAAACCTGAGGATTAATGGCCACTGTTACAACATTTGCTTTCCACTTAGGAATATACAagcggtggggtttttttaaagctgtatctttgaaatggcaaaaaagaaaataaattatttttgaggttttttagACAAAATGAGTATTTACCTAAGAAATACCTGCTGCCATTTCAAGGTGTCTAATGAACCAATAGCTTGATTGCAAGGCAAACATTGTCAttcttacaggaaagaaaaaaaaaagttttagaagtaACACTTGCACATTAAGAGGAGCTGTGGAAGGAGTGCCTCAGTAAATTCCAGCATCGTTTGATTAGGGTTGATTACATATCTTGAGAATAATAAAAGACTGAAGATTCTGTAACAGTCTGGGTATTTtgatttgttgtggttttttttcattttaagatacAGCAAAGCAGTTAAATGCTCCTGGAGTGACTCCTTGGACATCTCAgacctttttgttttccccaagaTTTACAGCTTCTGAAGATAAAAGTAGGAGACAGAAGAGTTTTTTGTCATGACGACAGACACCGAGATGTAGGCTGTCACTAGACTGCACCACCTTTGAGGAACAAAGTCCACCGAACCCCATGAATAAGGCCCAGGCCATCAAAACTGAAAGCTCCATCCTATCAAGATTATCCTCCAGTCCGTGATCTTTATTTCTGTGCCTGAAAAGCTCACACAGCTCAGAGCTGGGACAAAAACCCCACCAGGCTGGTGActgtgcagctggagatgggccctGCTGGTAATGTTGAAAGTTAACGTGCCGTCTGTCCACAGTTACTGTTCACAATGGCAAAACCCAGCTCCCAAGGACAAATTGTCACAGCAAGTCATTGACTTGACGGAGCCCACAGGGAGCTCACGAGTGACTGCAACATGGCAAGCATTAAACCTCTTTCAGCATCAATTTACCTTGGCTGGAAACATTCACGCAGAAATAAATCCCATAGATCTGATACACGTACAGGGTTCCTGGTTTCATGAACATTGCCGCGTTTCGTTGAGTTTGTTTCCCACCTTTCGAGTGGGAAGCTTCATCTTCCCCACCCAGATAAGCTTCTGTTTCAACAATCCTCCCCCAGAGTTCTCTGCCATCAGGAAGTTTGCGAACTAAAATCTGAAAGAGAGGTCAGAGTGCATCAGTTAGCAACCCTCTGTAGAAAATAACCGGAGTGCAAGAGCTGTGGAAAcaaaagaagtcagaaaaaagGACCTGATGGTATTACGAACTCTCCTCTCCACCTAGCAGTCCAGTCTGTAAGCGAATGTGAACTTTCTCAGCTTCTACTGTCCAGGCCACGGGCCAGTACAAGAAGTTCCTACCTGCCATTCGCCCCACAAAATGCCTGGAGTGTCTAGATGTGGCAGTATCACAAAGAACCCATTTATGATCCTAACACAGTAAAGCCCACAGAGTTGCTTTTCTAGTTATTTTCTGTATTCTCACCCCAATCCACCAGGGTTAAGGCAAAAAAGCACCACCATCAACCTTGAGGCATCATGACTGTGTATTCTTTAGACCAGAAGAAATATGACAGCGGCACGATTAAACAACAACTATGATTAGATAGTCTCTCTCCATAGAGATGTTTCAAACAAGTCTTAGTCCCTAACCATAGAGATAATCGTGCCCGGAGTGAGTATCGATGCCGTTTCCATATTTTCTGCACCACAGCGAGGGGCAGTGCAGGAGAGCTGGGAACTGGCTTCAGgcagacaccaccaccactttttGTTACAGGGTGTTCCTTGCTGCTGGTACCtccttaaataaaacaaagcagatgcagggaaaaaaaaaaacataacatgACAGTGAAaagattatctttaaaaatgaaacaatcacTAATTTTCCTACAAAGTTTCTTGTGGTTTGACCTGATTTCTAAACTTCTTATTTTACTTAATGTGCGTTTAAGAAATACTGCAGTATAGTCTCATTAGGCAACAGCTATCAGTTTAATTACACTATATTCAGTGCTTCTATATTTGAAAACTAACCATTCAAAAATGACCTTCAAGAAACAAAGCTTAATTCCTAACAGACGTTTGTGCTGGATTGCTAATGCAGTTATTGATCTGGTCCAGTACGGATGCTCCAGAAGCCAGTTGCAAATGTTGTAACTCTGGTATATCCTGGTTTCCCTACAGCACTCTCAAATTGTTGAAAACAAATCAGtctattatttttatgaaaaatgcagTGACTTCAGAAAAGCACTGGTGTTTAGCAACTGCCTGATGAAATGCAATGGGTAGGTTATGATTTTAAAAGCATGCAGGCCTTTCCCTGACACTTCAGACACACCAGACATTCAGAGTTAGAACAGTTAAAAATGGTCATCATTCACAATAGCTCACAGTAAACTATTTTatagaggtttttatttctcattaaggACATATCTTGGTGTTATGACAGTTCATTTTGAGAGGCTATTTATTGTGTGTATGTTTTAGggtatttttgtgtttctaaagAACCCAAGTATCATGTTTAGGGTAAGCAATATTAATATACCAGGCAGCTCCAAAATTTGGTAGAATTAAGACAATGAATGAAAACACTAGGTTACCATTACAGTTACAAttctaaaaaaatgaaagaatagaCTGGGTCATGGGAAACTAGGGGTTATACTTTAAAGACAACCTAAAATTAACATCGAAATCGCCTGGCTTGTAATTCTATGCCTAAATAGGAAAAGTATAGAGTTAGGACTAAAATATCATCTGCCCAGAGTAACGGAGTGCATAAGGATGTCGGAgtcattaagataaaaaaaatgcatcagcGCTGGGAGACTTCAGGTATCCTCATCGAGAGCAAGTAAATATCACAGTGGGACAAGACACAGGCTATATTTTTTTAGACAccatcaaatgctttgcagagcGAGTAATCAGGGATCTCACAGGGAAAGATGAAACTCTCAAACTGATCCAGAGCAAAATGCAAGGTCTTTTCCAAAGACTTATCCCTGAAAAACAACTTTGTGTCATGACCACGAAGTCTAAAGTTCAGCGTCCTTTCACAAGCATTAAGGTCCAAAAATAATCCAGCAGAGTTCTGCTTACCAGCAACAAGGGGAAACTACATAAAGTAAGGAAGCTTGTTAGGAAGAACTTAAAAGAGGCAGCCAAAGGTTAAAGCTGGAAAGGCAGGATGTCTAGAAAGATAGCAAACACACACAACTATCAGAGACAGGTTaagacagaccaaaaaaaaaatcccagcagggttaaaaagcagagcaaagaggtCCATGACAAGCAAGACAATAtccttagaaaataaaaaaaaaagctagacaCAGCAAAACAGGCCAAAATCAACAGTTTGTGGAACAAATTCCTGAAGTTATCTACACCAATGAGAACCTAGAGAGCCTGTTCACCCTGCAGACAATAAAGGTATAAAAAAGACTCAGAGAAGATAAGACCATAGCAGTGAAACTAAAAACacgttttgcaatgttttttAGGAGGTCCCAGATTGAAACTTTTTATAGGGAAAACACTGGAGGAACTCTCTCCCATGGAAACAGCATGGGAGTTTTCTGAAGGACTCACTAAGCAGAAGTTTAATCTCCCCCACTCTGATTTCCAAAGGCTTTCAACAAGGTCCAAAGATTTCTCAAAGTTTCTGCAATGGGATAAGGGAGAAGGTCCTTTCGTGAACAATTAATGGCTTGAAAACTCAGAAACAAGAGACAGGAATAGCATTTTTCGGAGTGAAAAGAGTTTAACTGCGGGACTGTGGAGTCCCAAATGTCTCCACAGCCTGTGCTGCCTCGCAAATTTGCGTTAATAACCTTGGAAAGGTGATCACTAGAGAGCTCACCACAATATCAAGTtatccagaaagcaaaaataaaagcaggtagTGTGAGACACATCTTTCAAAGCATACAGGGCCGCATCAAAGAAAGTACCAAGCAGTCTGCTGAACTTGCAGATAAGAATGAAATATTTGAGTACGCTATGACAGGGGGTACTGGTCAAGAAAGGCAAGGGCCTGCCATGCTATTAGCAAGAAAGTAAAACGGAGGCAGAGAAGGAGATGTTGCTGACTTGCAGAGTATTACTTTCCACTGGGCTAAGCAAGagccaaaaagaaataaaggaatacCTGAAAGGAAAATAACGAGCCTGAAACAACCTTCAAACCACAAACAGCAAAGTACATTTCAGTAAAccagaaagaagggagaaaaaaatccacaaaaaactAATTCTGAAATGTGACAACAAACTAAACCGGAAAATGACTCCCCTGACTTTGTCCAAAATAGATTTGGCTACTAGTCTTTAAATTCCACTGAACTTAACAAGAGAAGGAACAAGAGCTGTATTCCTAAAATAGCAAAGCCCCTGAgtcaaatggcaaaaaaagaatttcatcctTTTACACGTAGTTATTAGCTAGCACATGCTCCAGCACAGCAATCTCAGCGTTCGTGTCTTACCTGTCCCAGAAAGGACTTGGCCAGACTAATACAGGGCTGGTTGAAAAAATCTGCTTCTagctgggaagaattttttttctctactgcaaaatatttgctgctttttggaGCAGAATCCCCATCAGACGTAGCATTCAGGTTCACCAAGGCATCAAAAGGAGGGAAGCTGGAGTTGCTTTGGAGAGCACTTAATTGAGCcaacagctttctttttctcGGCATAGTTCTAGAaaattgatataaaaataattaggaaTATAAAGTTTATTTAGAAGTAACTCATTTCTACAAACTCTTGTTTTCACGCATCTCTCCACAACAGGGAATCTGAAAGCTATAATAATCGGACAACCTTGGCAAACTGCAGAAGCAGGTGACAGATTTAGCTGTGTCTACATCAGGCTAGGCAAATATTGGGCTCCACTgataagcaaacagaaaactgcagtttgAGTATTCATCTTTTAAGAACCGTAGATAAAAAGCAACTCTGCTCCACTTAGTAAAAATAAGTTTGCTGTTAGGTTAGGAAACTccaaaattgaaaacaaagatgAACCAGTACTATACACTTTTTATCTGGAACTAATGTGATCTGTTAAGCAGACAGGAAGCAACCACCTCAAAAATTGTGCCGACTCAGAAAGTCTATAGAAATGATGTATCGATCATTTCAAGCAGTAACGTACCTGGATCAGGATTCACAATTCCATGGGACACAGAACATTAAGAGTTGGGAGATGCCCTATTTACAGTCACAGTGACAAACTTGATCACGCTGTAGAAATGTTTGTGTTAGAACCTCCACAAAATAAGCTTGAAATTCACCTACCAGAAAGATGAAGAGCAGTGTGTTCCAGTCAACAGGGTGTATTTCTGGCAACTACGTAACCTGAGATTGTTCTTCTGGGTTTGTCACCAATTTACTACGCGAGCTTCAAAAtcttaatgttttgggtttttttctgtgctgcagtccTTATACCTGTAGAACAGGAATGAACTTATTTATTCACTGtataaagcactttgaaataGGCTAAGAGATTTTGGAGCTGGAGATCATGGTCCCAACAGTGCATCGTTAGCTCAAACTCAGGAACAATTTGCAGTTTTCTATTGGTCTAGCAAAAGCCCACCTCCCAGTTGGGGCATTGCTGGAAATGCTCTTTAGCCTTTTTTACACTGCATACATAAAAAGCTGAAACcaaactttttaaaatctcacaTTGGCACTACATTTGGGAAGCGTCAGCCTCAAAAAAGGACTCTTATAAGAGAGTGCAAAGACACTGAGTTTTAGAAGACGTGTCATCAGTTCTGAAATTCAACCACATGTAGATCTAAGGGAAAAAGGCAACATTATACCTAATTAGAAATGGACAAAGAATCCTGTATACAGCTGAGCCTGCAAGGGAAGTATATACATAATTAAGTAGCTGTTGCCACCCATTTTTCCACCAGatcatcagcttttaaaaattactataaaaacCTTCACCATCAAACCCAATCTTTGTCTTGCTCTGATGTTTCTCACAAATAAAAATCCACCAGCAATCATTTCCTTGAACTACACTGAAACAAATTCAGCATTGCTACACTCTGGATCACCAGTGCCAATACCCCAACTTCACTTCAGAAGAATCCAGacacaaacatataaaaataggcagtaaaaaaaaaaaaaaaatcgcattgGCATGACTGGCAGGGAGgtaggatgtttttattttttttctgaacattaaTTCTTTATTGCAATAATTCAGTGTTGTCAGAGACTTGCCATAGAACGGCCAGCCCCAGGCCAGGTATCCTGCTCTGAACTGTGGCTGTCAGCTGTTGGAAATTCCTAAAAATGTTGTTGGAAGTCACCAACCTGCCTCAAACAAAATTGCCTGGTGGTTTCACAAATTACAGTCCTGTCTAGGAGAAAGGGCATGAATAGGAAAAAGGGTTGCAGGGAGGAAGGGACGGAAGAGGAGCACTCCCCCATACCAGACTGACCCTCTGCAGGACTCAGCCAAGGGAATGCTCCACGCTGAAGACAGTCCCTCCAGACTTCTCTGAC containing:
- the MPG gene encoding DNA-3-methyladenine glycosylase yields the protein MPRKRKLLAQLSALQSNSSFPPFDALVNLNATSDGDSAPKSSKYFAVEKKNSSQLEADFFNQPCISLAKSFLGQILVRKLPDGRELWGRIVETEAYLGGEDEASHSKGGKQTQRNAAMFMKPGTLYVYQIYGIYFCVNVSSQGEGAAVLLRSLEPLQGLDAMRELRSASRKGPTKPLKDWQLCNGPSKLCQALGIDKAFDQRDLTQDAAIWMVPGHDLPGEQDVVATTRIGIGNTGEWAQKPLRFYLRGNKFVSVVDKKMEREMAAMGQISCS